agttagagatggatcaggtgactctgaaccatctcttacttctgctgctataggttagtctgctgggggacctctactgatacactgagctcctctcctctctcctttctcctctatccattcaaattccaccatttcatgtcattaactttgtgtcttctctctcctgtagttgtgtttcctcctctctgtctccctctctctgttctcctctgcaggtatcctcctccttggagctgtatatctccagagtttctctcttctctttccactcactcgaaccggtcaaggcagatggccactcactctgatcctggttctgctgcaggtttcttcctctaaagggagtttttcctctccactgtctcctggtgctgctcactGGGGCTGTTGGGTTGCCTATATACTcttctgtaaggtcttaacctGACTGTGTAAAACAGCCAGAGATTATGTTTGCTGTGACTTGACTTGAATTCACTTGTACTGAACTGAATGGAGATCCACTCACACAGTGTCAGATGCTGCTTGTAACACTCAAAGAcactttcaaattcaaatctcTGCACGTTCGTTTCCTGTGTTGACTTCAGGGCAGCTTCTGACAAGTTACTGTGGTTTGGATTTTTTGATTGAGCTTTCTGTAGTCAGATGATGATGTCATGATCATAAAACTATTAAACAAATGAGCCTAAAACAGATCCACTCTGTCTGCTGAAACCTGTTCTCTCACCACCACCAGGTAAGAATCCCTACATCCACCACTGCACCTAAGTTGTGTGTTCACAATGACAGCCTTCAGGGTACTTTTGGACACGTTCTGCTGTCCGGTTGGTTTATTTCCAGCATGcatcctctgtctccctctgttgGTGCAGCAGGGTAAAAACCCCTCAGACTGTATTTAAGCCTGATGAAATCCAGCACAGTCCTCACCCATCCTCAGGACAGAGACCACAGATCGTCTGCTTCTGTCTTACTGATCCATCAACAGTTTATTCAGCCGTTTGTGTCCTGCTGCTCGTCACCGTGTCTGTTCCACAGCCTGGGGAGCTCTGCAGCCCACAACTGCGTTAATGAGACCCAGCACACAGCTGTTTCCTCAGAGATCTTCTAGAACTTTTAGTccagaatgtttttgtgtgtgattgttcaaaataaaaatccatgAGACCCAAACAgggagaaacaggaaacaaagaaatgcaGCGACACACTGAGAAGGTAGGAAACTCGTTAGTGTGATGAAACGACAAAGTTGACTGTTGTAGATTTTAAACACCTGCAGCTGTGGTACACATGTCTAATGATGTCCCTAAActggaggaaataaaaacacctgaGTCGTTTGAACGTCAACACGTGATCAAACTCTCATCACATGTTGGTCTCCTGTTTTTGAGACATGATTTAATCAGTGCTGGGAAGTAACTGAGTGTATTACACTTTAATAACTGTTCTTATGTAGCAGGgaggtacagtacatgtaccTCCCTGTATAGAGTATTTTTTATgcttaattttaataaaaaatacgtatttttctttttcagatgaTAGTTTTGACCTTGtgtaaaatatgacataaaTCACAATGAGCTTGGAGACGTTCAACGTCAAACATCTGAGGTTTTCACACGTTGTCAACAGAAACGTTGTGTCTTAATTAAATATCCGTCTATATATGTAAGTTCACAGAAACTAAAGAGAAAAGTCCTGAAACAGCGACATGAAATGACTTCAGCAGAAccctgttctgttctgttaatCCCGTGATGACTCCTCAGATTTATCTGGAGGACCAGTGACTGTACAGCTCCACCTTCAGCTGCTGAATAACACTTGAATAAATCATTACATGCAGTTTGATTGAAATATGCTGAGTAGGGAGTAATACTGCTGAAGATACTGCAGTAGTACCCGCCTAGCGTCCCACACTGGGACTGGTTGTTTGTAATCGTGTGGCCGCTGGCTTTCGGATGTTGATGCTTTGTGCTGGGTGGATGGGAATGGCTTCAGTTGTAACTTCAACCCATGATTTCAGAGAGTCAGGTTCAGTTTGGAGCATGAGGGCCAACCTGCTACAGCCCCTGGCTCCCGATCACAGCACTCCAGTGTGGAGCCAACATCCTCAGATACTCAGGTGAGAAAAATCACAGGTGAGTTTAGGGAGGCTAAGTAATCTATTACAACGATCATACTGTAACTAAAAATTCACTTTTAATTATCTTCATCTGCAAAGCttgagaaaaatatatatttgcgTCAGAGTTGAGGGTCTCTACCAGGTGGTGTCTGCTCTTCAAATTTTCCTTCAGCATATTCAAGGAGCCAGAAATTCTGCAACTCGCTCGGCGGTAGTTTAGTAAACTCTGCAGACCAGGCTTCTTCAGGGTCAGCACCTTTACACTTCATctgagctaaaaataaaacacatattgcACTTCTAACACATTTTCaaagcagctggttagtgtagtggtaagatcacttCCTTCCATGTCGGAGCCTGGGGTGTaacctacctccagtaggggtccttaggcaagacctccttacacttaccctgcctacccttgtaagtcgctttggataaaaattTCTGCTCAATGTAAATACATATTGTTTACATACagctttccttcttttcctttggGCTTTTTCCTTTCAGGGCGCCACAGTGAAtcctctgcctccatttaaccctttcctctgtgtcctcttAGATACAGTATCACCATGCAGCATCAAAAGTAAATACATCAAATTAAAGTCACAAAGGTTCCAGGGTGAAACAACCAAACCTGTACTGAGGGCCGGACTGTGGGTGTCAGATGAACTTAGTGGTCATTTACATACCCAAAATGTAAAGaagtaaaattataaaacaaatggttcacatttcaaaactgtacttgagtaaaagtacttttagTGTAGTGGAAGATGCTGAGCCTGTATTCACTGTGACTTTTCTTCTGCACAGAGAACAACAAGCATCAGAGCTGCGCTGCAGAATAAACTGAGCGGATGCTGGACCTGTCACCATCAGAGGAAAAACCAGACTGCTGGTCCCCAAATAGGGGGGAGGACTGCTGAGGACCAGCGGCCGGTCCTGATCCACGGTCTGTGCGTGGAGCGTTACAGAGTCATCTATAACTCAGTGCTGCAGCCGTCCACCCTCAGTGGTCTATCCAAGTCCAAAAACACGGCGAGAACttgatttaactttatttaGAGTTAGAACCAAGCACAGAAACTGTACTACTGGTTTTGCTGCAGTTCTCCTGCAGCACTAATTCTCTCTAACACTGAAATGTGATGTGGTCTGTGCAGGACTATGTCTCTAGGGTCCTGGAGCTAAAGCTGCGTCTGTGGACGGCACTGAGTCGACCTCAGCTGGAGGAGATGGTAATCGAGAATGGACAAGTGGAGGTTAAAGAAATATTTGACCTGACATAAGATGGAGGGAAACTGCAGCGTCTGTTCTTGACTAATTatcagatgtttctttttcaccacATGTATCTGACAGCTTCACTCACTGTGCAGATGCAGACTATTTTCTCTAATTCTCTAATTAAAGCTGCTAattaaaactaacaaatgtattatttctgcagaaacttgATTTTTGAGACACATGAAGAACAAATCTGAActcaaacattcattcattcgttatcaacagcatcaagttcagcACTGGTTCAAATACTTTGTTACTGCAGTACTGCTACTTTTCTACCTGTTAAACCTGTTAAATTTACTTCTAaaagtgtgtacatgtacttAGTACTAAGTATAGTACTTAAAGTTGTACCTCTGGTCGTACTGCAGTAATTTCTAGGCAGAGTTTTGGAGTTTGAGTTCTTCCATCAGCTGCAGAGTTCAGTTTCCCACTCCCTCATAGACTGAATGGGAGGTGCTTGTTGGTTCCTCCGTGTTCTCAGGACATAGCGGAACCACAGTGAGGACATATTTCTGCAAAAGCAAATGAGAACCTGTAAACAAAGTGCTGAGCCTCAGCTGCAGTTTCCCTTTTCTCCGTTTCTGTGAGACCAGGAAGCTGCTCAGATTCGTCCACAGTAAGTTTACTGCCGTCCTGAGCTTCAGGTGTCACTGCTTCATTCTAACGTTTCTGTCTGTGAACGAAAGTGGAAGTGAAATCCTGATACCCTGCCACATGACTCGGCTCTCAGTCACGTCAGAGAAACTGCACCAGTTTAATAAGCagagaacattttttaaaaacagaacagcagagaagtttcaaaataaaagacaaacccAACTTAACAGACCATGGACCAGATCAGTGAGACAAAATTCAGGGTGAGTCGGGGACTGCTGCAGTACTCTCCACACACCACATCTCTCACTTTGTTCTCATATGTCTGAGTGACAATAAACTCAGTGAGGTCATGACCTTGTGAAGAGGCTGGAGATCCTGCTGCTgtataataaatcaaatgtaataaattcaaCTTAACTGAGGAGTAGATCCCAGACCCGAGGACAGTATCCAGTAAAATGCTCTGAAATGctgtgtcctgtcctgtcccATCCTCCAGATGGACATGGCGAGGGCTGCAGGGGTGAAACACAGTGAAGTCCTCCTGCTGCTGGAGGACTACTGTTCCAGAAGAGCCCAGCCGAGGTCCGCTCGCAGCCACACTCCAGCCCAATGGAAGGGCTACCGGCGAGGACCTGCTGTATCTCTGTGTAAAGGTGAGTGGGACTTTGATTCATGTACGACTGGACTCGAACAGAAATGTGATTACTAGCGTATGTTGTCAAAATGTGTTGCCATGGAGACCTGCAGTGTATGATCTATGTTGAGGTGAATAAGGTAGAAAAGTGAGTTTAGTCAAAATCTGTCTGCTCCGTAACCAGGTGCAGGTCGTCAGCACCAGCAGCGCTTAGAAGCCGACAGCGTTGGACAAAGAaatggtgagtgtgtgtaggcTCAGGTGAtgaaggacagaggacacaggtGATGAGGGGCAGAGGACACAGGTGATGAGGGACAGAGGACACAGGTGATgagggacagaggagacaggtgatgagggacagaggagacaggtgATGAGGG
This DNA window, taken from Anabas testudineus chromosome 6, fAnaTes1.2, whole genome shotgun sequence, encodes the following:
- the LOC113165402 gene encoding uncharacterized protein LOC113165402, which translates into the protein MRPKQGETGNKEMQRHTEKRVRFSLEHEGQPATAPGSRSQHSSVEPTSSDTQRTTSIRAALQNKLSGCWTCHHQRKNQTAGPQIGGRTAEDQRPVLIHGLCVERYRVIYNSVLQPSTLSGLSKSKNTDYVSRVLELKLRLWTALSRPQLEEMMDMARAAGVKHSEVLLLLEDYCSRRAQPRSARSHTPAQWKGYRRGPAVSLCKGAGRQHQQRLEADSVGQRNVAERLVRINDSTPVPAVVVENQDELIQKLVELMMTCGDDINKKIDENPVLQEQLTNLNYNMFEKVTSSVQNLVQMDLNAESEEQIQQQKISWAFEVTSRLSATGVVQRRRVLSYGDQYIQQHHSDWVQQHGGWDEVFDVD